In Clostridium sp. SY8519, one genomic interval encodes:
- a CDS encoding acyltransferase, giving the protein MARRSGRRVGKIELLRFCFCMMILCYHTGGDYKSRGWEFTDHLSFFNKGFLGVEFFFLVSGFLTAMAICKVREQEVPLGSATWKFMAKKISSILPYHVIIIILTFLFRMLVLEKGFLEILIKGFPSLFFLQMSGYQTDALIGVEWYISAMLLALAVIYPLARRHYDVYVRIVAPLAGFLLTGMLIAKNGTLGDAGGLSGFLTNGVIRAFAEISLGMFVYEAVRVLKQKKYSPVLRLGITVLEILLYVMVVYYSMSKDFTRPYLGSAVIALTIATGISFSGISYGSRLFDHRFLYFLGKISLPVYLVQNLTRDFAGACLASRLGGRNLLLAILIGTILAGIILYGAVTWWKAARSRRLSAAAQ; this is encoded by the coding sequence ATGGCCCGCAGATCAGGCAGACGCGTGGGAAAAATTGAACTCCTGCGCTTTTGCTTTTGTATGATGATTCTCTGTTACCATACCGGCGGTGATTACAAAAGCAGGGGATGGGAATTTACCGATCATCTGTCTTTCTTTAACAAGGGATTTCTGGGTGTGGAATTCTTTTTCCTGGTCAGCGGATTCCTGACAGCCATGGCAATCTGTAAAGTGCGGGAGCAGGAAGTCCCTCTGGGCAGCGCTACCTGGAAATTTATGGCAAAAAAGATTTCCTCCATCCTGCCGTATCACGTCATTATCATTATCCTGACCTTTCTTTTTCGGATGCTGGTACTGGAGAAGGGATTTCTGGAGATCCTGATCAAGGGGTTCCCCAGCCTGTTTTTCCTGCAGATGAGCGGTTATCAGACAGACGCGCTGATCGGCGTAGAGTGGTACATTTCCGCCATGCTGCTGGCACTGGCCGTGATCTATCCGCTGGCCCGCAGACACTATGACGTCTATGTGCGGATTGTGGCGCCGCTGGCAGGCTTCCTGCTGACCGGCATGCTGATCGCGAAAAACGGTACCCTGGGAGATGCCGGCGGGCTGAGCGGCTTCCTGACCAATGGCGTGATTCGCGCCTTTGCGGAGATTTCACTGGGGATGTTTGTCTATGAAGCAGTGCGTGTGCTGAAACAGAAAAAATACTCTCCGGTCCTGCGCCTCGGAATTACGGTGCTGGAGATTCTTCTGTATGTAATGGTTGTGTACTATTCGATGTCAAAAGATTTTACACGGCCGTATCTGGGAAGTGCTGTCATCGCGCTGACAATTGCCACCGGTATTTCGTTTAGCGGAATCTCATACGGATCCCGGCTGTTTGACCACAGATTTTTATATTTCCTGGGAAAAATCAGCCTTCCGGTATACCTGGTGCAGAATCTGACCAGAGATTTTGCGGGCGCCTGTCTTGCTTCCCGTCTGGGCGGACGGAATCTGCTGCTTGCGATTCTGATTGGAACCATCCTGGCAGGAATTATCTTATATGGAGCAGTGACCTGGTGGAAAGCGGCCCGTTCCCGGAGGCTTTCCGCAGCTGCGCAGTAA
- a CDS encoding NAD-dependent epimerase/dehydratase family protein produces the protein MNKYYDSFTAEDAALAAESIDTEALRGKTVFITGATGLIGSQICRTLLACSRQGAEITVIAYVRNADKAAEVFADQKEDAHLVIAEGGLDAPISYEGTIDYIIHTASPTGSRYFVEHPVETIHTAIDGTDHVLRLAREHQVEGMVYLSSLEVYGTPRGEQTKGTIKEDDAGYIDSMSVRSSYSEGKRLVECLCASYAAEYGVPVRVARLSQTFGPGVQYDDGRVFAEFARDVIEGKDIVLHTQGKTVRSYCYVRDAVTAILTILTKGKTGEAYNVTNMDTACSIYEMACLTAELYPDQKVAVRIEVPEDLASFGYNPEMVIRLDSGKLNALGWKATAGLEEMFDRLIRSMKERR, from the coding sequence ATGAATAAATACTACGATTCGTTCACAGCGGAGGACGCCGCGCTTGCAGCTGAAAGCATCGATACAGAGGCGCTCCGTGGGAAAACGGTCTTTATTACCGGTGCCACCGGGCTGATCGGTTCGCAGATCTGCAGGACACTGCTGGCCTGCAGCCGGCAGGGGGCAGAGATTACAGTCATTGCTTACGTGAGAAATGCGGACAAGGCAGCAGAAGTATTTGCGGACCAGAAGGAGGATGCCCATCTGGTGATCGCGGAAGGCGGTCTGGACGCGCCGATTTCCTATGAAGGAACCATTGATTATATCATCCATACGGCCAGTCCGACGGGCTCCCGCTATTTCGTGGAGCACCCGGTGGAGACGATCCACACGGCCATTGACGGCACAGACCATGTGCTGCGGCTGGCCCGGGAGCATCAGGTGGAAGGCATGGTCTATCTTTCCTCGCTGGAAGTGTATGGCACTCCGCGGGGGGAACAGACCAAAGGCACCATCAAAGAAGACGACGCGGGCTATATCGATTCCATGAGCGTGCGCAGTTCCTACTCGGAAGGCAAGCGTCTGGTGGAGTGTCTCTGCGCGTCCTATGCGGCTGAATATGGCGTGCCGGTGCGTGTAGCCCGGCTTTCACAGACCTTCGGTCCCGGCGTACAGTATGACGACGGGCGGGTGTTTGCGGAATTTGCCCGGGATGTGATAGAAGGAAAAGACATTGTTCTGCATACCCAGGGAAAAACCGTGCGGAGTTACTGCTATGTCAGAGATGCGGTTACCGCGATTCTGACCATACTGACAAAAGGGAAAACCGGAGAAGCCTATAATGTAACGAATATGGACACTGCGTGTTCCATTTATGAAATGGCCTGTCTGACTGCAGAGCTTTACCCGGATCAGAAGGTTGCGGTCCGTATCGAGGTGCCGGAGGATCTGGCATCCTTTGGATACAATCCGGAGATGGTGATCCGGCTGGATTCCGGAAAGCTGAACGCACTGGGCTGGAAGGCCACAGCAGGGCTGGAGGAGATGTTTGACCGGTTGATCCGCAGTATGAAGGAGCGGCGCTGA
- a CDS encoding glycerophosphodiester phosphodiesterase family protein, which translates to MKKTAEKHMRILTAALLATSVTAGMIHAEPAQAAGKSPLNRTSMTLVKGQKYQLKFTNAKKYSRKKISWSTSNKKVAAVSKNGTVRGASKGKAVITAKIGKKQYRCTVSVQQPVLSAKTMTLGYKGTGTLALKGTGKKVTWHSSSAKVAAVSSRGKVTAGRQGTAVITAKAGGQSYRCKVTVSWKYRIRYEGGGAESGSVPDGTAVYGKKYKLAKSGFLRAGYELAGWRVKGKTYKPGASVSDLAKKGTVRMTAVWKKKKGLGLFDTGRLDEKGVYRSSTWHAAMIQTEAPSSPVYYSLDDFVSYEFAYCTYRKNGTFVSRSKWQKHGVILNAGYKYRFYVRRRDKAKLSSTKIRQISGLFRKEKPENRSSAAEKWIPLVDDFGLADESQNGTTEENAGGTQTENSEESGNENQTGTANEGQTGNPEGTADEGQTGNSEENSDETSEANPNDQLYIAHRGLSAEYPENTVLAFEEAGKAGFWGIETDLYNTKDGKLVCMHDATVNRTTDGTGKVMDMTKKQIDALRIPYTDKNGVRQELKVPSFEEYLSVCKEYHVVAVLEIKQVSSKEMLKKVVDTIKAYGMEKQCMIISFETGYLEDIKNTIDPDIGVLFLYNRTLDSADYTYLSLFSDAGVSQNASCFTENTEKELEKRKLIYCIYTVKTQKQYQKYSETDLDMLTMNEKLFS; encoded by the coding sequence ATGAAGAAGACAGCAGAAAAACACATGAGAATACTGACGGCAGCCTTGCTGGCAACCAGTGTGACTGCGGGGATGATTCATGCGGAACCGGCGCAGGCAGCCGGAAAATCACCGTTGAACCGTACCAGCATGACGCTGGTGAAGGGACAGAAGTATCAGCTGAAGTTTACCAACGCGAAGAAATACAGCCGGAAAAAAATCAGCTGGTCCACTTCGAATAAAAAAGTTGCCGCAGTGTCAAAAAACGGCACCGTACGAGGCGCTTCCAAAGGGAAAGCGGTGATTACCGCGAAAATCGGCAAAAAACAGTATCGCTGCACCGTCAGTGTACAGCAGCCGGTATTGTCCGCAAAAACCATGACACTGGGATACAAGGGAACCGGCACACTGGCCCTGAAAGGCACCGGAAAGAAAGTTACCTGGCATTCCTCTTCCGCGAAAGTGGCAGCTGTTTCTTCCAGAGGAAAAGTCACAGCCGGCAGACAGGGAACAGCGGTCATTACGGCAAAAGCCGGCGGTCAGTCGTATCGCTGTAAGGTTACGGTATCCTGGAAATACCGGATCCGTTATGAAGGCGGGGGAGCGGAATCCGGTTCGGTTCCGGACGGCACAGCAGTCTATGGCAAAAAATACAAACTGGCAAAAAGCGGATTTCTGCGGGCCGGTTATGAACTGGCCGGATGGCGTGTAAAAGGTAAAACGTACAAGCCGGGAGCGTCAGTCAGTGATCTGGCGAAAAAGGGAACCGTGCGTATGACCGCAGTCTGGAAGAAAAAGAAAGGACTGGGCTTGTTTGATACGGGACGTCTGGACGAAAAAGGCGTGTACCGGTCCAGTACCTGGCATGCAGCCATGATTCAGACAGAAGCGCCGTCCTCTCCGGTGTATTACAGTCTGGATGATTTTGTTTCTTACGAATTTGCCTACTGCACATACCGGAAAAACGGGACTTTTGTGTCCAGAAGCAAATGGCAGAAACATGGGGTGATCCTGAACGCAGGGTATAAATACCGATTCTATGTCCGCCGCAGGGATAAGGCGAAGCTGAGCAGTACGAAAATCCGGCAGATCAGCGGCCTGTTCCGGAAGGAAAAACCGGAAAATCGAAGCAGCGCGGCGGAAAAATGGATTCCGCTGGTGGATGATTTCGGGCTGGCGGATGAGAGCCAGAACGGAACTACGGAAGAGAATGCAGGCGGGACCCAGACCGAGAATTCGGAAGAGTCTGGAAACGAGAACCAGACCGGGACCGCAAACGAAGGTCAGACCGGGAACCCGGAGGGAACTGCGGATGAGGGCCAGACCGGGAACTCGGAAGAAAATTCGGATGAAACTTCAGAAGCGAATCCGAATGATCAGCTCTATATTGCGCACCGGGGATTAAGCGCGGAATATCCGGAAAATACGGTCCTGGCCTTTGAAGAGGCGGGAAAGGCCGGATTCTGGGGAATCGAGACAGATTTATATAATACAAAAGACGGAAAACTGGTGTGTATGCATGATGCCACCGTAAATCGGACCACAGACGGAACCGGAAAAGTCATGGATATGACGAAGAAACAGATTGATGCGCTTCGCATTCCATACACAGACAAAAATGGCGTAAGGCAGGAATTAAAAGTGCCTTCTTTTGAAGAATATCTGAGCGTCTGCAAAGAGTATCACGTGGTTGCTGTTCTGGAGATCAAACAGGTTTCCAGCAAGGAAATGCTGAAAAAAGTCGTGGATACCATAAAAGCCTATGGGATGGAAAAACAGTGCATGATCATTTCCTTTGAAACCGGGTATCTGGAGGATATAAAAAATACGATCGATCCGGATATCGGCGTGCTGTTCCTCTATAACCGGACGCTGGATTCCGCGGATTATACCTATCTTTCTCTGTTTTCGGACGCCGGCGTCAGCCAGAACGCTTCCTGTTTCACGGAAAATACAGAGAAAGAACTGGAGAAGAGAAAGCTGATTTACTGTATCTATACGGTAAAAACACAGAAACAGTATCAGAAATATTCAGAGACGGATCTGGATATGCTGACCATGAATGAAAAATTATTTTCCTGA